Proteins co-encoded in one Haladaptatus sp. ZSTT2 genomic window:
- a CDS encoding cupin domain-containing protein, with the protein MTRTDTADRRSEAQQPDGVLRRTVLKASALTIAALGTSVPVAADPMDHDGEPGDDRKVDSPVGFYVEVLAGHSTFPDGVAAKFQMKYNGANGTVVSNLPRDASTTVVAKVTWDPEGTSGWHTHPGPVIVSVVEGELELINERDCIVRSYSAGEAFIDPGQGNVHTASNPSQSDIAVAYATFFGVPDGAPPTVFVPPVNCE; encoded by the coding sequence ATGACCAGAACCGATACAGCCGACCGAAGAAGCGAGGCCCAACAACCCGACGGTGTGTTGCGCCGTACCGTGTTGAAAGCCAGTGCCCTGACCATCGCAGCACTCGGGACAAGTGTCCCGGTTGCCGCCGATCCGATGGATCACGACGGCGAACCGGGAGACGACCGCAAGGTCGACAGTCCCGTGGGATTTTACGTCGAAGTCCTCGCCGGACACTCGACCTTCCCCGACGGGGTCGCCGCGAAGTTCCAGATGAAGTACAACGGTGCAAACGGAACTGTCGTTTCCAATTTGCCACGGGACGCGTCGACAACCGTCGTCGCCAAAGTGACGTGGGACCCAGAGGGTACCTCCGGATGGCACACCCACCCTGGACCAGTGATCGTCAGCGTCGTTGAAGGCGAACTCGAACTCATCAACGAGCGGGACTGCATCGTTCGGTCCTACTCGGCAGGCGAGGCTTTCATCGACCCCGGGCAGGGAAACGTCCATACCGCGTCTAATCCGAGCCAGAGCGACATTGCCGTGGCATACGCGACGTTCTTCGGTGTGCCCGACGGCGCGCCGCCGACGGTGTTCGTCCCACCGGTGAACTGCGAATAG